A single genomic interval of Arthrobacter sp. NicSoilB8 harbors:
- a CDS encoding transposase encodes MYPTSEQGDLLRQMLDDHRFLYNAALEDRRYMWKRYRVRINFAAQSAQLKEIRAADPNYARWSHASEDQTLRRLDRAYQNFLRRIKAGEKKPGYPRFKGAGYFDTVDHRNGYGAKWDSVAHSPQTRVKIQGIGHIKVKKHRPVEGRRVTRIAVKREGRHWYVILAAEQDLPAPLPKTGAIVGIDLATGDNGLAYTSLGERIDNPAYGKASLEKLADAQRALSRTRKGSNRRRKARERVAAVHRKVNNQRYDHLHKVARRLVDAYDVIVAEDQNTAGMTRRAAPRPDGAGGYEPNGGSAKTGLNRSILDAGWGMLLGIIRVKAESAGREFIQVNPAYTSQTCSECGHREAANRNGKVFHCLSCGHEDDADHNAAVNIYRAGLVLRGTAETVPREAFAQLAVTSTS; translated from the coding sequence ATGTACCCGACATCGGAGCAGGGGGACCTGCTCCGGCAGATGCTAGACGATCACCGCTTCCTCTATAACGCCGCGCTGGAGGACCGCAGGTACATGTGGAAGCGGTACCGTGTGCGGATTAACTTCGCCGCCCAGTCCGCCCAGCTGAAGGAGATCCGGGCCGCCGATCCGAACTACGCCCGCTGGTCCCATGCCTCCGAGGACCAGACCCTCCGTCGGCTGGACCGGGCCTACCAGAACTTTTTACGCCGGATCAAGGCAGGCGAGAAGAAGCCGGGCTATCCGCGGTTCAAGGGTGCCGGCTATTTCGATACGGTGGACCACCGCAACGGCTACGGGGCCAAGTGGGACTCCGTAGCCCATTCGCCGCAGACCCGGGTCAAAATCCAGGGCATCGGACACATCAAGGTGAAGAAGCACCGCCCGGTCGAGGGCAGGCGGGTGACCAGGATTGCCGTCAAGCGGGAGGGCCGGCACTGGTACGTGATCCTTGCCGCCGAGCAGGACCTTCCGGCACCCCTGCCCAAAACCGGCGCCATCGTCGGGATCGACCTGGCCACCGGAGACAACGGGCTGGCCTACACGTCACTGGGGGAGCGGATCGACAACCCCGCCTACGGCAAGGCCTCGCTGGAGAAGCTCGCTGACGCCCAGCGGGCACTGTCCCGCACCCGGAAGGGATCCAACCGCCGACGCAAGGCCCGGGAGAGGGTTGCCGCCGTGCACCGGAAGGTGAACAACCAGAGATACGACCACCTCCACAAGGTGGCACGCCGGCTCGTGGACGCCTACGACGTCATCGTGGCCGAAGATCAGAACACCGCCGGCATGACCCGGCGGGCAGCTCCCCGCCCCGATGGGGCCGGAGGCTATGAACCGAACGGAGGGAGCGCAAAGACCGGACTCAACCGGTCAATCCTCGATGCGGGATGGGGAATGCTGCTTGGAATAATACGTGTCAAGGCTGAGAGCGCCGGGCGTGAATTCATCCAGGTCAACCCCGCCTACACCTCCCAGACCTGCAGTGAGTGCGGGCACCGGGAGGCGGCCAACCGGAATGGCAAGGTATTCCACTGCCTTTCGTGCGGGCATGAGGACGACGCCGACCATAACGCGGCGGTCAATATTTACAGGGCCGGGCTGGTCCTGCGGGGCACTGCGGAAACCGTGCCCCGAGAAGCCTTCGCGCAGCTTGCGGTCACATCTACCTCGTAG
- a CDS encoding M12 family metallopeptidase → MGLVIAGSEWRWPDGIIPYTINEDDFPPGDAGRVVIGNAVKHWNVSTNGHVTLRPRQPGDVRSSYVEFVAGDDSTSCNSPVGMQHSVFGLPKRQEVRCDSGKPFGTLVHEIGHAVGLYHEQQRDDRDWHVIVLAENAVADHRYNFDKQGDAADDIGAYDFASIMHYSERHFAVQWQNGATIPLQRSSTRPVLAAFDDALHMIHLGVSPSNDLWHAKWTADGGWTDDVRIEGQKSWAPPALAVFDGELHMVHLGSAGSDELWHASFPTGGRLGQDWSADVKINDQKSRAAPALAVFDGELHMVHLGSSGSDELWHASFPTGGRLGQDWSADVKIKDQKSWATPALAVFDGELHMVHLGSSGSELWHTTFPPVGRLGQDWDPDIKIEDQKSQAAPALCQFGGMLHMAYVGGNSAKMWHSTFDGTRWSKRANNDNNRPPLGPVLCEFAGSLHAAFVGDTGRMWHSIRNVDLKTIMPPAGVTIGQRDGLSAGDIAAVVSIYP, encoded by the coding sequence ATGGGACTCGTGATCGCTGGAAGCGAATGGCGATGGCCGGACGGCATCATTCCTTACACCATTAATGAGGACGATTTTCCGCCTGGAGACGCGGGGCGAGTGGTCATCGGGAATGCTGTCAAACATTGGAACGTCAGCACTAACGGACACGTCACCCTTCGACCACGACAGCCAGGTGATGTCCGAAGCTCGTATGTCGAGTTTGTTGCTGGAGACGACTCCACGAGTTGTAACAGTCCAGTAGGGATGCAACACAGCGTGTTCGGGTTGCCCAAACGTCAGGAAGTACGCTGCGACAGCGGAAAACCATTTGGAACGCTGGTTCACGAGATCGGGCACGCCGTCGGCCTCTACCACGAACAGCAGCGCGATGACCGAGACTGGCACGTCATTGTCCTTGCTGAGAATGCCGTCGCAGACCATCGTTACAATTTTGACAAACAGGGTGACGCCGCTGACGACATTGGTGCCTATGATTTCGCGTCGATTATGCATTACTCTGAACGGCATTTTGCCGTCCAATGGCAGAACGGGGCAACAATTCCTTTGCAACGCAGCAGCACGAGACCAGTTCTCGCCGCCTTCGACGACGCGTTGCACATGATCCATTTGGGAGTTTCACCGTCCAACGACCTCTGGCACGCAAAGTGGACCGCCGACGGCGGCTGGACCGACGACGTACGCATTGAGGGCCAGAAGAGTTGGGCCCCGCCCGCCCTGGCTGTTTTTGACGGTGAGTTGCACATGGTTCACTTGGGGTCGGCGGGATCGGATGAGTTGTGGCATGCGAGCTTCCCTACTGGTGGGCGGCTTGGTCAGGACTGGAGTGCCGACGTCAAGATAAACGACCAGAAGAGTCGGGCGGCGCCCGCCCTTGCGGTCTTTGACGGTGAGTTGCACATGGTTCACTTGGGGTCGTCGGGATCGGACGAGTTGTGGCATGCGAGCTTCCCTACTGGTGGGCGGCTTGGTCAGGACTGGAGTGCCGACGTCAAGATTAAGGATCAGAAGAGCTGGGCAACGCCCGCCCTTGCGGTCTTTGACGGTGAGTTGCACATGGTTCATTTGGGGTCATCGGGATCGGAGTTGTGGCATACGACCTTCCCTCCCGTTGGGCGGCTTGGGCAGGATTGGGATCCCGACATCAAAATTGAGGATCAGAAGAGTCAGGCCGCGCCAGCGCTTTGCCAGTTCGGCGGAATGCTGCACATGGCGTATGTCGGTGGAAACTCGGCGAAAATGTGGCACTCAACATTCGATGGAACAAGATGGTCCAAAAGGGCTAACAACGACAACAACCGGCCTCCGTTGGGCCCCGTCTTGTGCGAATTCGCCGGGTCATTGCATGCCGCGTTTGTCGGCGACACCGGCCGCATGTGGCACTCGATAAGAAATGTTGACCTGAAAACCATCATGCCGCCAGCAGGGGTCACCATCGGCCAACGGGATGGGCTAAGTGCTGGGGATATTGCAGCCGTAGTCTCTATTTATCCATAG
- a CDS encoding helicase associated domain-containing protein: MDRRLRRAPDAEWVLMYRLWLSRKRIAELVRVPPAAVGYHLVIARRQEPGLEAEHQAAAGAVPVPYPSPKDLDRMDEIVAGVSAEGRLPDGRSRDRGERSMARWLSERRREGAEGTLDPAYRDGLSRVPGWLDNRREVEDKARWHDRLAQLAVYREEGNDWPRHKDCDSEHEHTLGVWLHTQRYTHRRGELDPPKVKLIDDAVSGWQTGRTRGRPPRT; the protein is encoded by the coding sequence ATGGACAGGCGGTTGAGGCGCGCTCCTGACGCGGAATGGGTGCTGATGTACCGGCTCTGGCTGAGCCGGAAACGCATCGCTGAGCTCGTGCGCGTTCCGCCCGCCGCTGTGGGCTACCACCTGGTGATCGCCCGCCGCCAGGAGCCGGGGCTGGAGGCCGAACACCAGGCCGCCGCCGGCGCCGTACCCGTTCCCTACCCTTCGCCCAAGGATCTTGACCGCATGGACGAGATCGTTGCGGGGGTCTCAGCCGAAGGCCGGCTCCCAGACGGTCGATCCCGCGACCGGGGCGAGCGGTCGATGGCGCGGTGGCTGTCCGAGCGCCGGCGCGAAGGAGCCGAAGGCACCCTGGACCCGGCCTACCGTGACGGTCTCTCCCGGGTGCCGGGGTGGCTGGACAACCGCAGGGAAGTTGAGGATAAAGCCCGCTGGCACGACCGCCTCGCCCAGCTCGCGGTCTACCGAGAAGAGGGCAACGACTGGCCCCGCCATAAGGATTGCGATTCGGAGCATGAACACACGCTCGGGGTATGGCTCCACACCCAGCGGTATACACACCGCCGTGGCGAACTCGATCCCCCGAAGGTCAAGCTTATTGACGATGCGGTTTCCGGATGGCAGACCGGGAGAACCCGGGGCCGCCCGCCCCGCACGTGA
- a CDS encoding CBM21 domain-containing protein: protein MSYTYAIAKVANLGYDKKVLLHYREGFGPWKQHQLSWIEWHGDHDIFTTGTPNTSPPSADEFALSYTVNGTTYWDSQYGQNYKTGALNTITGGHIALFGATTRFAGLAANQRDVTGDIYVDNLSPYKDVGIRMSTDGGTAWQDVPAHYVGTSIEQAYNNLGIVEKWQFITPDFTGLQPVRFAAYYRDHSSGNTYWDNNFGNDYVLSPQPNSRIR, encoded by the coding sequence GTGTCCTACACCTACGCGATAGCCAAAGTGGCCAATCTTGGATACGACAAAAAAGTTCTCCTGCATTACCGCGAGGGCTTTGGTCCATGGAAGCAACATCAGCTGTCGTGGATTGAATGGCACGGGGACCACGACATCTTCACAACAGGGACGCCGAACACATCACCCCCCAGTGCCGATGAATTCGCACTCTCGTACACGGTGAACGGCACCACCTACTGGGACAGCCAGTACGGGCAAAATTACAAAACCGGTGCCCTCAACACGATTACGGGGGGTCACATCGCCCTCTTCGGTGCCACGACAAGGTTTGCGGGTCTAGCAGCCAACCAGCGAGACGTAACGGGTGACATCTACGTCGACAACCTATCCCCCTACAAAGACGTAGGCATCCGAATGTCGACCGACGGCGGAACCGCGTGGCAGGACGTGCCCGCCCACTACGTAGGCACCTCCATTGAGCAGGCCTACAACAACCTGGGGATAGTCGAAAAATGGCAGTTCATAACGCCCGACTTCACAGGACTTCAGCCTGTGAGATTCGCTGCTTACTATCGGGACCACAGCTCGGGGAACACCTACTGGGACAACAACTTCGGCAACGACTATGTGCTGAGCCCCCAACCGAACTCGAGAATTCGATGA
- a CDS encoding family 16 glycoside hydrolase, producing the protein MGRYLCNTLQEALDSTVPTVAGKRRDFDVVVIGGGSFGSVVANGLFMRDPMRSRRILVLEQGPFVLPEHVQNLPFMGGEPGMRVPWVVRPNSDLGYAGLLYALGGRSLAWGGWSPEFLQDEPPGADEQVVPGGNEEMSGWPPGVISELQDPYFYDAGDQIGVNSTNDFVYGPLHQALRQMLFDGIVAGSGAGLPFASLPLSALRNHPVVRAFRRRNGRAPTAAELGEFLSLELNGGVPAPSRADLLNMLKLEAPLAVQSVADPGLFPVNKFSAMPLLVQASRSAAAESDGVGTDADARKRLMVVPKCQVLELVTETQQDNWVRVTGVRVMDDAGNERVVPLAPPMPDGRQSAVVLALGTIETTRVALTTFKSSLAGRAAGRMGKNLIAHLRSNLNIRIPRASIAAALPALGPAALRALQVSALFIKGRVASGSVDRYFHLQITASGLGRFGNNSEAELFKKVPSLEQLRALQQADDSTVVITLRGIGEMTPQNPDSFVALATSPADAEYGRPKAFVDIGDSRQPAGGSPATQLDRDIWEAMDSFTDDVALIFANGQPFEIIVAAGAQTIPVPAGATAADLATLHPYGNRRDRLGTTHHEAGTLWMNDDPGQGVTNGFGRVHDTTNCYVAGPALFPRSGSPNPMLTGTALSRRTVTLLADQVLPRPQAFTLAAPWRVLFDGTARSFNTDWTRTSPDASNGFALIDGEIVTYGDRDFGLLYYSREAFDDFTLRVQFRIADPSSHNSGIFVRFQDPTVKPTQTIAQRIQDAGDGKQFAQNRAWGAVHSGFEIQIDDLAKGDPRRDFYGLVPEPNGLRKNRTGAIYKIPAGDSIPSGGFDAALQAYQPGPNLVPGRWYEYEIDVRGDNYTVDLTDLESGAKTRTTTFKNTDPARGISSMGGRPAGYIGLQSYSGAAVAFRHIAVKP; encoded by the coding sequence ATGGGGCGTTACCTCTGCAATACGCTCCAGGAGGCTCTGGACAGCACCGTCCCGACGGTGGCCGGTAAGCGCCGGGATTTCGACGTTGTGGTGATAGGAGGCGGCTCGTTTGGATCGGTCGTTGCAAACGGCTTATTCATGCGCGACCCTATGCGCAGCCGACGCATCCTGGTGTTGGAGCAGGGGCCGTTCGTCTTGCCTGAGCACGTGCAAAACCTGCCTTTCATGGGCGGCGAGCCTGGTATGCGGGTGCCATGGGTTGTGAGGCCGAACTCTGACCTGGGGTATGCAGGCCTGCTTTATGCACTAGGGGGCCGCTCTCTGGCGTGGGGCGGGTGGTCGCCTGAATTTCTCCAGGATGAGCCGCCCGGTGCGGATGAGCAGGTGGTACCGGGTGGAAACGAGGAGATGAGCGGCTGGCCGCCTGGCGTGATCTCGGAGCTTCAAGACCCCTACTTCTACGACGCCGGGGACCAGATTGGGGTCAACTCAACGAATGACTTCGTCTATGGTCCGTTGCACCAGGCACTTCGACAGATGTTGTTTGACGGGATTGTCGCCGGTTCGGGCGCTGGCCTCCCATTTGCATCGCTCCCGCTGTCGGCTCTGCGGAACCATCCTGTGGTACGCGCATTTCGTCGCAGGAATGGTCGGGCCCCGACCGCGGCCGAACTGGGGGAATTCCTTTCCCTCGAGCTGAACGGTGGAGTGCCTGCACCCTCGAGAGCGGATCTTCTCAACATGCTCAAGCTGGAAGCACCGTTGGCCGTCCAATCGGTGGCGGACCCCGGTCTATTTCCGGTCAACAAATTCAGCGCCATGCCGCTCCTTGTACAGGCTTCACGTTCGGCCGCTGCGGAGTCCGATGGCGTCGGAACTGACGCTGACGCCCGCAAACGCTTGATGGTGGTACCCAAATGTCAGGTGCTGGAACTGGTCACGGAAACCCAGCAGGACAACTGGGTGCGCGTCACCGGCGTTCGGGTCATGGACGATGCTGGCAACGAGCGAGTCGTACCGCTGGCACCGCCGATGCCGGACGGCCGGCAGAGCGCCGTCGTGCTTGCTCTGGGCACCATCGAAACCACCCGGGTAGCCCTGACGACATTCAAGTCGTCGCTGGCCGGACGGGCGGCCGGACGCATGGGCAAGAACCTGATTGCCCACCTCCGATCAAACCTCAATATCCGAATTCCGCGCGCCTCCATCGCTGCCGCGCTTCCTGCCCTGGGTCCGGCTGCGTTACGAGCACTGCAGGTCTCGGCGTTGTTCATTAAGGGCAGAGTGGCCAGCGGCAGTGTAGACCGATACTTCCACCTGCAGATCACGGCCTCGGGACTCGGACGATTTGGCAACAATTCCGAGGCTGAGCTGTTCAAGAAAGTTCCCAGCCTGGAGCAGCTAAGAGCCTTACAGCAGGCTGACGACAGTACGGTGGTGATTACCCTTCGCGGGATCGGCGAAATGACGCCGCAGAACCCGGACAGCTTTGTTGCACTTGCAACGTCGCCGGCGGATGCAGAATACGGACGGCCCAAAGCATTTGTTGACATTGGGGACTCGCGCCAGCCCGCGGGTGGCAGCCCAGCGACACAATTGGACCGCGACATTTGGGAGGCGATGGATTCGTTCACAGACGACGTGGCACTGATCTTCGCCAACGGTCAGCCGTTTGAAATCATTGTGGCCGCTGGCGCCCAGACCATCCCCGTCCCCGCTGGCGCCACCGCCGCGGACCTCGCCACACTCCACCCGTATGGAAACCGCCGCGACCGGCTCGGCACGACCCACCACGAAGCGGGCACCCTCTGGATGAATGACGACCCCGGACAAGGTGTAACCAACGGCTTCGGCCGAGTCCATGACACGACGAACTGCTATGTGGCGGGCCCTGCCCTCTTCCCGCGAAGCGGTTCCCCAAACCCCATGTTGACCGGCACGGCGCTGTCCCGCCGGACGGTAACGCTTTTGGCGGACCAGGTACTTCCCCGCCCGCAAGCGTTCACCCTTGCCGCACCTTGGCGGGTGCTATTCGACGGAACGGCACGCTCCTTCAACACGGACTGGACCAGAACTAGTCCCGATGCGAGCAACGGATTCGCACTCATCGATGGAGAAATCGTGACCTACGGAGACAGGGACTTTGGACTTCTCTACTACTCGCGCGAGGCTTTCGATGACTTCACCCTGCGAGTCCAGTTCCGCATAGCAGATCCGTCCAGCCACAACAGCGGCATCTTCGTGCGGTTTCAGGACCCGACGGTGAAGCCAACTCAGACCATCGCTCAACGCATCCAAGACGCCGGCGACGGGAAGCAGTTCGCCCAGAATCGCGCGTGGGGCGCCGTGCACTCGGGCTTCGAAATCCAGATTGATGATCTCGCCAAAGGCGATCCCCGCCGGGACTTCTACGGCCTCGTGCCTGAACCCAACGGACTGCGCAAAAACCGGACGGGCGCGATTTACAAGATCCCGGCCGGCGACTCTATTCCAAGCGGCGGATTCGACGCAGCTCTGCAGGCCTACCAGCCTGGGCCAAACCTGGTTCCGGGACGGTGGTACGAGTACGAGATTGATGTCCGCGGCGACAACTACACGGTTGATCTCACGGATCTTGAGTCAGGAGCTAAAACACGGACAACCACCTTCAAGAACACGGATCCGGCCCGAGGCATCTCGTCGATGGGCGGCCGACCAGCGGGCTATATCGGGCTGCAGTCCTACAGCGGGGCAGCTGTTGCATTCCGCCACATCGCCGTCAAACCTTGA
- a CDS encoding peroxidase family protein, whose amino-acid sequence MDVPTHLLPPNRKFDGSDANSDRPRRGSIGEQFIRLSSDVYADRVSRHSGADRPNARVISSSFCRQTRFVPDRSGLSDWVGVGAMFLSHGIQIFERQNNLAMSADDISDLQRTTLAALIRRNTRVQDIQDDVMFAVESEFLMRSDLIPSRPSELELPAVPFS is encoded by the coding sequence ATGGACGTACCGACGCACCTGCTTCCCCCGAACCGTAAGTTTGACGGCTCGGACGCCAATTCTGATCGTCCTCGTAGGGGAAGCATCGGTGAACAGTTCATAAGGCTGTCTTCAGACGTGTACGCTGACCGCGTTTCACGGCATTCAGGCGCCGACAGACCGAATGCCCGAGTCATCAGTAGTAGTTTTTGCAGGCAGACAAGATTCGTTCCCGATCGGAGTGGTCTCAGTGACTGGGTCGGCGTAGGGGCGATGTTTCTCAGCCATGGCATTCAGATCTTCGAACGGCAGAACAACCTAGCCATGTCTGCTGATGACATCAGTGACCTTCAACGAACTACGCTGGCCGCTCTGATCCGCCGCAACACCAGGGTGCAGGACATACAGGACGACGTGATGTTCGCGGTTGAATCAGAATTTCTCATGCGTTCCGACTTGATACCTTCCAGGCCGAGCGAGCTAGAGTTGCCGGCCGTTCCATTCAGTTAA